From the Desulfomonilaceae bacterium genome, one window contains:
- a CDS encoding DNA topoisomerase (ATP-hydrolyzing), with product MSDSSSLPVEKIHETTLREEVEKRYLAYALSTIVSRALPDVRDGLKPVHRRILYAMHGMKLSDAAKMRKSAAIVGEVIGKYHPHGDQAAYDALVRMAQDFSLRYPLIDGSGNFGSIDGDSPAAMRYTETRLSRFSGLLLKDIDEGTTDFRPTYDGIGEEPDVLPSAVPNLLLNGSSGIAVGMSCSFPPHNLLEVVNACRSAIKYPDISVKTLMEHIKGPDFPTYGQILESPERLTEIYESGHGSIRLRGTYEIEKPGRGKTSLIITSIPYSVNKAKLVERIAILIREKRLKNVYDVRDESAGDVRVVLEIRGSDITPESIAAFLYRHTELQVNFPMNFIAINPQGAPDRFSLDKIIRHFLEFRYSKTVRRLDYVLANLRKRIHLLEGFEILFDDLDRAIEIIRSSRNRSEAASGLRSNFPLDEEQIDAILEMRLYKLVGIEIGRVLDELAAKRKQARDIEKDLSSPARIWKIIDKELEEVASKGSDARRTQIVPESEAVALDYDIQTFADHEDATVILSKQGWIRRIKSEVENVSNLKFREGDSLLDVVRSNTARTVTIFTNRGKVYTVRCSDIHASGGFGEPLGSILRLDDGEVAVALITADTTVEEIAEQIENGIEGDSLGQEVFPIDQPSLFVEKSSEELSTSSASLLKPAMGMMITKKAKGFRFALDSLREPTKRMGRKIVNLEAGDEVIAVRVTDSEYVLVAESEGHVLMFRLDKTPVMSGPARGVILMKIRDHAEVIGMEPLEKDCAVRFFYDEEDWKVVSVGEIQLSSRGGRGKKLFPRILRIEREI from the coding sequence TTGAGCGATTCCTCTTCGTTACCCGTAGAAAAAATACATGAAACCACTCTGAGAGAAGAAGTCGAAAAGCGCTATCTGGCTTATGCTTTGTCGACAATAGTTTCTCGGGCATTACCTGATGTGCGCGATGGTCTCAAGCCCGTCCACAGAAGAATTCTCTACGCAATGCATGGGATGAAGTTGAGCGACGCAGCGAAAATGCGGAAGTCCGCTGCGATAGTAGGTGAAGTTATAGGAAAGTATCATCCCCACGGGGATCAGGCGGCTTACGACGCCCTAGTTAGAATGGCTCAGGATTTTAGTCTTAGATACCCGCTTATCGACGGCTCCGGAAATTTCGGATCGATTGACGGAGATTCTCCGGCTGCCATGCGATACACCGAAACCAGGTTGAGCCGATTCTCAGGTTTGCTTCTCAAAGACATTGATGAAGGGACGACGGATTTCAGACCTACCTATGACGGGATTGGCGAAGAACCGGATGTATTGCCGTCGGCTGTTCCCAACCTTCTGTTGAACGGCTCCTCGGGGATTGCCGTAGGAATGAGTTGCTCATTTCCCCCACACAATTTACTGGAAGTGGTTAACGCGTGCAGGTCTGCCATAAAATATCCGGATATTAGTGTGAAAACACTGATGGAGCATATCAAGGGACCTGATTTCCCCACATACGGGCAAATTCTTGAGTCCCCGGAGCGATTGACTGAGATTTACGAATCGGGCCATGGATCCATACGTCTGAGGGGAACCTACGAAATCGAAAAACCGGGTAGAGGAAAGACGTCACTGATTATTACTTCTATCCCTTATTCCGTGAACAAGGCCAAGCTAGTAGAACGAATAGCGATCCTGATTCGTGAAAAACGCCTGAAGAACGTGTATGACGTCAGAGATGAAAGCGCTGGAGATGTCAGAGTCGTCCTTGAAATAAGGGGCTCCGATATAACACCCGAATCAATCGCAGCGTTCCTTTATCGCCATACGGAACTTCAGGTCAACTTCCCGATGAATTTCATTGCTATCAATCCACAGGGAGCGCCCGACCGGTTTTCCTTGGACAAAATAATTCGTCATTTTCTTGAATTCAGATATTCAAAGACTGTTCGCAGGCTCGATTATGTACTGGCCAATCTTAGAAAGAGAATTCACCTGCTTGAAGGATTTGAGATTCTCTTTGACGATCTTGATAGGGCCATTGAAATTATCCGGTCATCTCGAAACCGATCGGAAGCCGCGTCTGGTCTGAGATCCAATTTCCCTCTTGACGAGGAGCAGATTGACGCAATCCTGGAAATGCGACTTTACAAACTGGTAGGAATCGAAATCGGTAGAGTCCTTGATGAACTAGCGGCCAAGAGGAAACAGGCCCGGGACATTGAAAAGGATCTGTCCAGCCCCGCCCGTATATGGAAAATTATCGATAAGGAACTGGAGGAAGTAGCCTCAAAAGGGTCCGACGCGAGGCGAACTCAGATTGTACCGGAATCGGAAGCCGTTGCCCTCGATTACGATATCCAGACGTTTGCTGATCACGAAGACGCCACCGTGATTCTGTCGAAACAGGGGTGGATTAGAAGAATAAAATCAGAAGTTGAAAACGTTTCTAATCTGAAATTTCGAGAGGGTGACTCTCTCCTGGACGTTGTCAGAAGTAATACGGCGCGAACCGTGACAATATTTACTAACAGGGGCAAGGTCTACACGGTGCGGTGTTCAGATATTCACGCATCAGGAGGATTCGGAGAGCCTCTTGGATCTATTCTTCGTCTGGATGATGGAGAAGTAGCCGTGGCCTTGATCACAGCCGATACAACAGTAGAAGAAATTGCCGAACAAATTGAAAATGGGATCGAGGGGGATTCTTTAGGACAGGAAGTTTTTCCTATTGATCAGCCATCGCTGTTTGTTGAGAAGAGTTCAGAGGAACTGTCGACTTCTTCCGCGTCTTTGTTGAAGCCTGCAATGGGCATGATGATCACCAAGAAGGCGAAGGGATTCAGATTTGCGCTGGATTCTTTGAGGGAACCTACGAAACGGATGGGGCGAAAGATTGTCAACCTTGAAGCGGGCGACGAAGTTATTGCTGTCAGAGTCACTGATTCAGAATATGTTTTGGTAGCGGAATCAGAAGGGCATGTCTTAATGTTCAGGTTGGATAAGACGCCTGTCATGTCCGGGCCGGCCAGGGGGGTAATCTTAATGAAAATCCGGGACCATGCTGAAGTAATCGGAATGGAACCTTTAGAGAAAGATTGCGCAGTGCGTTTCTTTTATGACGAGGAAGATTGGAAAGTTGTTTCAGTGGGAGAAATTCAGTTGTCATCCAGGGGTGGACGCGGTAAGAAGCTTTTCCCCAGGATCCTGAGAATTGAGCGTGAGATTTGA
- the dnaE gene encoding DNA polymerase III subunit alpha, with translation MTGADFVHLHLHTQYSLLDGAIRIPDLIARAKENRMSAVAITDHGNLFGAMDFYSSVQASGLKPIIGCEVYVAPGSRFEKSSRNGEQKSYHLILLCENEKGYRNLCKLVTAGYFEGFYYKPRIDKELLEKHSEGLVCLSGCLSSELADLALAGDEKKLVHTVSWFRDVFSNERYYLELQENGLEEQKRVNQTLIDLSRKLDVKLVATNDCHYLDQSDHRAHEILLCVQTGKLLEDSSRMSFDSDQFFFKSPERMATDFREVPEAVKNTKVIAERCSLLLEFGQVHMPRFDLGTGETLRERFASDARNGLKIRIDKALSSGNLAETEKEKYSERLEYEINLIQEMGFSGYFLIVADFINFARKNDIPVGPGRGSAAGSLAAYSLGITDIDPIRYKLLFERFLNPERKSMPDIDVDFCTDGREKVIDYVSNKYGRDRVAQIITFGRMQAKAVVRDVARVLGFPYAEADQIAKLIPDALKMTLEKALKEEPRLAQMVEKSEMVRDLIKTARSLEGLSRHASTHAAGIVISDRPLVERLPLYKGNKDETLTQFDMTWIEKIGLVKFDFLGLKTLSVIDRTLRLIEKSKGSKLDISSIPLNDPTTFERLSKGETLGVFQLESSGMRDVLNKFKPTVFEDLIAILALYRPGPLESGMVDDFINRKHGRIPIEYPLPELEPILKETYGVIVYQEQVMSIATALANYTLGEADLLRRAMGKKKVQEMAEQKSRFEKGASKNKIDPEKAAHIFDLMEKFAGYGFNKSHSAAYAMVTYQTAYLKTHYPAEFMAAQLSLESGNSDKITVYLQECRDMGIQILPPHVNESFEDFLVTEGRIVFGLSAVKNVGESAVSSIIETRNQAIFCSLQDFARRVDLRKVNKKVIDSLVKCGAFDGLGPCRRAMFEALDSILDQASGFQKERIEGQFNLFATDCSPGEFGNLTDAPIANCPEWDEMTRLGFEKDLMGFYLSGHPLLNYEELTKKFTNSTIPKLPGFSSGAAVRLAGLVKKVKEINTRKGDRMAFVTIEDLEGTVEGTIFSDVYSTSRDLINSGEPLIFAGTRDGDADAPKMLVNEIHVLKDAPRYFSKEVQIRISALGADPIQIQQLKKTLGKYKGRIPVKLHIVIPNRTETIINLTSITCDPSDAFIAEALDVFGYQPVTYV, from the coding sequence ATGACTGGGGCAGATTTCGTTCATTTACATCTTCACACTCAGTACTCTTTGCTGGATGGGGCGATCCGAATTCCGGACCTGATCGCACGCGCAAAAGAGAACAGAATGTCCGCTGTAGCTATCACAGACCATGGAAACCTGTTTGGAGCTATGGATTTCTATAGCTCTGTCCAGGCAAGCGGCTTGAAGCCTATTATAGGATGCGAAGTCTACGTGGCTCCGGGAAGCAGGTTCGAAAAGTCCTCAAGAAATGGAGAGCAGAAATCCTATCACCTGATTTTGCTTTGCGAGAACGAAAAAGGTTATCGAAACCTATGTAAACTGGTGACGGCAGGCTATTTCGAAGGGTTCTATTATAAACCTCGCATTGATAAGGAACTGCTGGAAAAACATAGTGAAGGGTTGGTTTGTCTAAGCGGTTGTCTCTCTAGTGAGCTGGCAGATCTGGCCTTAGCGGGAGATGAAAAGAAACTGGTTCACACAGTTTCCTGGTTCCGCGATGTGTTTTCTAATGAACGCTATTATCTTGAGTTACAAGAAAATGGACTTGAAGAACAAAAGCGCGTGAATCAAACCTTAATCGATCTGTCAAGGAAGCTCGATGTTAAACTCGTAGCGACAAACGACTGCCATTATCTTGATCAGTCGGATCATCGGGCTCACGAGATACTGCTCTGCGTTCAAACCGGTAAACTTCTTGAAGACTCATCGAGAATGAGTTTTGACTCGGACCAGTTTTTCTTCAAGTCTCCCGAGCGCATGGCGACTGATTTTAGAGAGGTTCCAGAGGCTGTAAAGAATACTAAGGTGATAGCCGAACGGTGCTCATTGCTCCTGGAATTCGGGCAGGTTCATATGCCCAGATTTGATCTGGGAACAGGCGAGACTTTGCGTGAGCGGTTCGCAAGCGACGCGCGCAACGGTCTCAAAATCAGAATTGACAAGGCGTTGTCCTCGGGTAACTTGGCCGAAACTGAGAAGGAGAAATATTCGGAACGTCTTGAATATGAGATCAATCTAATTCAAGAGATGGGATTTTCAGGATATTTTCTCATAGTAGCTGATTTTATTAATTTCGCCCGAAAGAATGACATTCCCGTAGGGCCAGGTCGGGGATCCGCTGCCGGGTCTCTCGCTGCTTATTCTCTTGGAATCACGGATATTGATCCTATAAGGTACAAGCTTCTTTTTGAAAGGTTTCTCAACCCGGAACGTAAGAGCATGCCCGATATAGACGTTGATTTCTGCACTGACGGTCGGGAAAAAGTGATCGATTACGTTTCTAACAAATACGGCAGGGATCGAGTAGCTCAAATAATTACTTTCGGTAGGATGCAGGCCAAAGCCGTAGTGAGAGATGTGGCGAGAGTTCTTGGTTTTCCTTATGCTGAGGCTGATCAGATTGCAAAACTGATCCCTGACGCTCTGAAGATGACTCTTGAAAAGGCGCTCAAGGAGGAGCCTCGATTAGCCCAAATGGTAGAAAAGTCGGAGATGGTGAGGGACCTTATCAAGACTGCCAGATCTCTCGAGGGGCTCTCAAGGCACGCATCTACCCACGCCGCCGGGATAGTGATATCCGATAGGCCTCTTGTCGAAAGATTACCTCTGTACAAGGGAAATAAGGACGAAACGCTAACCCAGTTTGACATGACATGGATTGAGAAAATAGGATTGGTCAAATTCGATTTTCTAGGGCTCAAGACTTTATCCGTAATTGATAGAACTTTACGGTTGATAGAGAAATCCAAGGGAAGCAAGCTTGATATATCTTCCATCCCCCTTAATGATCCAACCACCTTTGAGCGCCTTTCCAAAGGGGAGACGCTTGGGGTGTTCCAACTCGAATCGTCAGGGATGAGAGATGTTCTTAACAAATTCAAACCAACCGTATTTGAAGACCTCATAGCGATTCTTGCCTTATACAGGCCAGGCCCACTTGAGTCCGGCATGGTTGATGACTTTATCAACCGAAAGCATGGCAGGATTCCCATCGAGTACCCGTTGCCGGAGTTGGAGCCGATACTGAAAGAAACGTATGGAGTAATCGTATATCAGGAGCAGGTAATGAGTATCGCCACCGCTCTTGCGAATTACACACTGGGTGAAGCTGATCTTTTACGAAGAGCCATGGGGAAAAAGAAGGTTCAGGAAATGGCAGAACAGAAAAGCCGTTTCGAAAAGGGGGCCTCGAAAAACAAAATTGATCCTGAAAAAGCGGCGCATATATTTGACCTGATGGAGAAATTCGCCGGTTATGGTTTTAACAAGTCTCACTCTGCCGCATACGCTATGGTCACCTATCAGACAGCTTATCTCAAAACCCACTATCCGGCTGAGTTTATGGCTGCTCAGTTAAGTCTGGAATCGGGAAACTCCGACAAGATAACAGTCTATCTACAAGAATGCCGGGACATGGGAATACAAATTCTCCCACCCCACGTCAATGAATCATTCGAAGATTTCCTCGTGACAGAAGGTCGCATAGTTTTCGGTTTAAGCGCCGTTAAGAATGTGGGTGAGTCGGCAGTCAGTTCCATAATTGAAACACGGAACCAAGCGATTTTCTGCAGCCTGCAGGATTTTGCCAGACGAGTGGATCTGCGCAAGGTCAACAAAAAGGTCATCGACAGTCTGGTAAAATGTGGGGCTTTCGACGGTCTTGGACCATGCAGGCGGGCTATGTTCGAGGCATTGGATTCCATTTTGGACCAAGCCTCTGGATTTCAGAAAGAGAGGATCGAGGGACAGTTTAACCTATTCGCCACCGACTGTTCACCCGGTGAATTTGGGAATCTCACTGATGCGCCTATTGCCAATTGTCCCGAATGGGATGAAATGACTCGGCTGGGATTTGAGAAGGATCTCATGGGATTTTATCTGAGTGGTCATCCACTACTCAATTATGAGGAACTGACGAAGAAATTTACGAACTCCACTATTCCCAAACTCCCCGGGTTCTCAAGTGGCGCTGCTGTTCGTCTAGCGGGGCTTGTGAAAAAAGTCAAAGAAATCAACACTCGTAAGGGCGACAGAATGGCGTTTGTAACCATCGAAGATTTGGAAGGAACGGTAGAAGGAACTATTTTTTCAGATGTATATTCAACCAGTAGAGATCTGATCAACTCAGGAGAACCGTTAATATTCGCAGGGACTCGTGACGGAGATGCGGACGCGCCCAAGATGCTGGTCAATGAGATTCACGTCCTCAAGGACGCTCCCAGATATTTTAGCAAAGAGGTTCAGATAAGAATCTCGGCACTTGGCGCTGATCCCATTCAAATACAGCAATTGAAAAAAACCCTGGGAAAATACAAAGGTAGGATCCCCGTTAAACTACATATCGTGATCCCCAATCGCACTGAAACAATAATCAACTTGACGTCGATTACCTGCGATCCTTCAGACGCGTTCATTGCCGAAGCGCTAGACGTGTTTGGATATCAGCCTGTTACTTATGTTTGA